One genomic segment of Stegostoma tigrinum isolate sSteTig4 chromosome 21, sSteTig4.hap1, whole genome shotgun sequence includes these proteins:
- the LOC125462990 gene encoding ras-related protein Rab-7L1-like isoform X2 yields MANDYLFKVLVIGDCTVGKTSLVQRYANDSFSKNYKSTVGGQERFTSMTRLYYRDAGACIVMFDVTNTTTFRNCLKWKHDLDSKVALVDGSPVPCILLANKCDLSEWAISRSEIDLFSKENHFVGWVETSVKENKNVAQAMRVLVEQLMSKPSLGPTNQNQGDYIQLKEMSKSERHWNSACC; encoded by the exons ATGGCGAATGACTACCTGTTCAAGGTGCTGGTCATTGGGGACTGCACGGTGGGTAAGACCTCCCTGGTGCAGCGTTATGCTAACGACAGCTTCAGTAAGAACTACAAATCCACCGTGGgag GCCAAGAGCGCTTCACTTCCATGACCAGACTATATTACAGAGATGCTGGAGCATGCATTGTTATGTTTGATGTGACAAATACAACAACCTTCCGGAATTGCCTCAAATGGAAGCATGATTTGGATAGCAAAGTTGCTTTGGTGGATGGAAGCCCTGTGCCATGTATTCTTTTGGCAAACAAG TGTGATCTGTCAGAATGGGCAATCAGCAGAAGTGAGATTGATCTCTTCAGTAAAGAAAACCACTTTGTTGGTTGGGTTGAAACTTCAGTGAAAGAAAACAAGAATGTTGCTCAAGCCATGAG AGTATTAGTGGAGCAGTTGATGTCAAAGCCTAGTCTGGGACCTACAAACCAAAACCAAGGGGATTACATTCAATTGAAAGAAATGTCAAAAAGTGAACGTCATTGGAATTCAGCATGCTGTTAA
- the LOC125462990 gene encoding ras-related protein Rab-7L1-like isoform X1 — MANDYLFKVLVIGDCTVGKTSLVQRYANDSFSKNYKSTVGVDFALKIIQWSDSETVRLQLWDIAGQERFTSMTRLYYRDAGACIVMFDVTNTTTFRNCLKWKHDLDSKVALVDGSPVPCILLANKCDLSEWAISRSEIDLFSKENHFVGWVETSVKENKNVAQAMRVLVEQLMSKPSLGPTNQNQGDYIQLKEMSKSERHWNSACC, encoded by the exons ATGGCGAATGACTACCTGTTCAAGGTGCTGGTCATTGGGGACTGCACGGTGGGTAAGACCTCCCTGGTGCAGCGTTATGCTAACGACAGCTTCAGTAAGAACTACAAATCCACCGTGGgag TGGACTTTGCGTTGAAGATTATACAGTGGTCTGACTCGGAGACTGTTCGACTCCAGCTTTGGGATATTGCTG GCCAAGAGCGCTTCACTTCCATGACCAGACTATATTACAGAGATGCTGGAGCATGCATTGTTATGTTTGATGTGACAAATACAACAACCTTCCGGAATTGCCTCAAATGGAAGCATGATTTGGATAGCAAAGTTGCTTTGGTGGATGGAAGCCCTGTGCCATGTATTCTTTTGGCAAACAAG TGTGATCTGTCAGAATGGGCAATCAGCAGAAGTGAGATTGATCTCTTCAGTAAAGAAAACCACTTTGTTGGTTGGGTTGAAACTTCAGTGAAAGAAAACAAGAATGTTGCTCAAGCCATGAG AGTATTAGTGGAGCAGTTGATGTCAAAGCCTAGTCTGGGACCTACAAACCAAAACCAAGGGGATTACATTCAATTGAAAGAAATGTCAAAAAGTGAACGTCATTGGAATTCAGCATGCTGTTAA